In a genomic window of Vigna angularis cultivar LongXiaoDou No.4 chromosome 6, ASM1680809v1, whole genome shotgun sequence:
- the LOC108343472 gene encoding uncharacterized protein LOC108343472: MEFRVSVIWSVVLVVSLFCPQIRGEASGSLTFVDSSSHQFLRARSSNDEQPSFLLRDVSALVSVLLGFAPPSTLSAASSSKLNKVLSPNPFKRPRAVFLLEVNGINGLGKIAQDSPMFSNSFWSINSDKVDIELPDESDVSVVSLDDQLELWTDKEIRDFSSLIDGSYVPDAFVPLNGVLSIPLANGASVNFRMSEKAERMFVFGLMSLMHDVKRAIQLHDDLSQTTKSPAELLMGCFNGIKVLQEQYETESIAEHGIEVLYATLSKIVSSLQEAYKGQIVGIIYCHVATTEELEKKFDVIFTPHHTARWLAETSALNATLPEVVLVRRTLAWVTGILLLVSTLMGICYLLNMPLTRDTLLYSNVKLD; this comes from the exons ATGGAGTTTCGCGTTTCCGTTATTTGGAGCGTCGTCCTCGTTGTCTCCTTATTCTGTCCTCAAATCAGG GGTGAGGCTTCTGGTTCACTCACCTTCGTTGATAGTTCCAGTCATCAATTCCTTCGCGCCAGATCATCAAATGATGAG CAACCTTCATTCTTGCTTCGGGATGTTAGCGCTCTTGTGTCAGTTTTGCTTGGTTTTGCTCCTCCTTCCACCCTTTCAGCTGCCAGCTCATCCAAG TTGAACAAGGTTCTGAGTCCTAACCCATTCAAGAGGCCTCGTGCTGTATTTTTGCTGGAAGTGAATGGAATCAATG GTCTTGGGAAAATTGCTCAGGATAGTCCAATGTTCAGCAATTCATTTTGGAGTATAAATTCAGATAAAGTTGACATTGAACTCCCAG ATGAAAGCGATGTTTCTGTTGTTTCTTTGGATGATCAACTGGAACTCTGGACTGACAAAGAAATCAGAGATTTT TCATCTTTGATAGATGGATCATATGTTCCCGATGCCTTTGTGCCATTAAATGGAGTGCTTTCCATTCCATTGGCAAATGGTGCCTCAGTGAATTTCCGTATGTCAGAG AAAGCTGAAAGGATGTTTGTTTTTGGTCTTATGTCTCTTATGCATGACGTAAAAAGAGCAATTCAACTGCATGATGATTTATCACAGACTACAAAGAGTCCAGCCGAGCTGTTAATGGGATGCTTCAATGGCATTAAG GTTTTGCAAGAGCAATATGAGACTGAAAGTATTGCTGAGCATGGAATTGAAGTGCTATATGCAACTTTGTCAAAGATAGTTAGTTCATTGCAGGAAGCATATAAAG GTCAAATTGTTGGAATAATCTACTGTCATGTGGCTACTACAGAGGAGTTGGAAAAGAAGTTTGATGTAATCTTTACTCCTCACCACACTGCTCGATGGTTGGCCGAAACAAGTGCACTCAATGCAACGTTGCCAGAAGTGGTGTTGGTTAGGAGAACCCTTGCTTGGGTAACAGGAATTCTATTGCTCGTTTCAACCCTTATGGGG ATATGCTACCTCTTGAATATGCCGCTCACAAGGGACACGCTTCTATATTCTAATGTCAAGCTTGATTAG